The Nostoc sp. 'Peltigera membranacea cyanobiont' N6 genome contains the following window.
AACATATCTTCTTCACCCCGGCAATGTTGGCTGTAGTAATCAATAAGATATGGGGGCAAAAAATGCAACATATCTTGCATTAATAATGTGGGAGGAATACCAGCAGTACCCACTGGAAATACATCAGCGTAAAGAATACCATAATGAAAGTCTTTTTGGTCTTCTGGTACTTGACGCGCTTGAGCATTATAAGATTTTGTGCCTCGGAAGGGTGCGGTGCGGTAGAAAACCGCTTCGACATAAGGTAATGCAGCTTCATATAGCCACATGAAACCCTTAGATTTGGGGACAATTTCGTAGCATTCGCCACGAATATAAACGTGATGGTAAATCGGACGACCTGCGATCGCAAATATACCATTAACTAAGAAGCTCATTGCCTCTGGAACGCTGGTAATGGTACCTTCGTCATAGCGATCGGACATTTCAAAGAACACTGGGGCCATGACTTCCCAGAATAAGCCCAGATTAGCGTAGTATGACATCTGGCGACACTGTTCCAAAAACATATCGGGGAACAGCTTGTAAAGTCCCAGCATGACGGGGTTGCCTTGGAAGTAAGCTTTAATTGCTCGGTCGGCGTTGGCTTTGTATTCTTCTGAATCTAGGTAAGGGTCAAATTGTCCACCCATGCCTCTGTGCCACAACATCGCCCGCATACAAGCTTCCGCAAATTCCATGTTAATGCGATCGTGGAATAAGTGATGCAACAACTTTGGCATTTTGAAAGTTTCACCTTTCTCGATAAATGCCAAAAGTTCTGGATGTGCAGTAGCTTCGCCGCGCCAAATTCGTAAATCGGCATCATCGCCAGCATAGTGATTATGCAGTTCTAAATACTCTTTGGGTAAGAAGTATTTAAAGAAAGGAACCGGGTTTAAAAATTCGTTTTCAGCAATATAAAGTAGGTCGCGCCAGTAAAAATCCATCGGCACAGCATAAGCTTTGTATAAACCGATGATTTGCATCAAATTTTCTGGAGTATCGGGTAACATTGCACCGCCAGCTTCTAAGCGGTGAATTACATCAGCAAATTCGTGCGTTGAAGGAGGTAATTTAATTGCTGTTTTAATTGCTGTCATGGTAATCGTAAATTGGTAGAGACGCGATTTATCGCGTCTGGAGGATAGGTTTTGAAACGCAATTTATCGCGTATGCACGGATAGGTTTTTAGACGCAATTTATCGCGTCTGAGGGATGGATTTTGAGACGCGATAAATCGCCGTCTCTACAAGTGTTTTTATCTATTTACTATTTCAGTGCTACTTCAGAGATTACGGTTTTTTCTAAGGAGGGAATTGCAGCCACCATTGTTGTAGTTGTGGATTCACTCCAACGCACTAACCAAGTGGGTTGTACTCCCAAAAAGATGATAAAAGCTGCCAAAATTAAAGCTGGGATTTTTTCAGACCAAAGGACTTTGGGATAGTAGGCGAAGTTATCGAGTCTGCCAAAACAAGTGCGGTTGAGGAGGATGAGAAAATAAACCGCGGTTAATCCACTAGCCACTATACACAAAATTGTTGGAATGGGGAAGGCAGAGAAACTACCTTGAAAGACAATAAATTCCGCGATAAATCCTGTTAAACCGGGAATACCTGCGCTAGCCATCCCACTTAAAACTAGTAAGGCGCTAATTAGGGGTAAACCGCGTATGGGACTCATTAAACCATTGAGTTTATCTAACTCGCGAGTGCCAACTTTGGCTTCCACGACTCCCACCAAGTGGAAGAGAATTGCCAGGATGATACCGTGACTAAACATTTGGGCGACTGCACCAACGAGTGCTAAGGGAGTACTGGCGGCAGCCCCTAGCAAGATATAGCCCATGTGACCGACGGAACTGTATGCTACCATGCGCTTAATATCTGTTTGTGCGATCGCAATTACTGCCCCATAGATAGCGCTAATTGCTCCCCAAATCGCCAAAGTCGGTGCAATAATACTCCAAGCATGGGGAAACATACCCAATCCAAATCGCAGCAGTCCATAAGTTCCCAGCTTTGCCAAAACCCCACCGAGAAGAATAGCAATTGGTGCTGAAGCTTCAACGTAAGCATCGGGTAGCCAAGTATGGAAGGGAACTAAGGGAATTTTAATCCCAAAACCTAAGACTATACCTGCTAGTAAAAGGATTTGTTTTGTGGTTGACAGATTTTCTGTAGAGACTGCATCAAAAGCAAAATTGGTAGAACCACTCAGCCATACCATACCCAAGAATGTCGCCAGAATTAATGCTCCCGAAACCGCAGTATAAATCAGGAATTTAATCCCAGCATAACCCCGTTTTGACCCTCCCCAAATAGAAATTAGTAAGTAGAAGGGGATTAATTCTAGTTCGTAGAATAGGAAGAATAGCAGCAAGTTTTCAGCGAGGAAAGCACCTGCAACCCCTCCACTTACTAATAAAATCATGGAGTAGAACAGCCGAGGGCGTTCAGTTTCTTTGCTGCTGCTGTAAATCGAAATCCAGGTGAGGAGGCTATTTAACACCAACATTAATATAGAAAGCCCATCGACACCTATTTGATAGCTCAAACCAAGAGTTTCATTCCAGGGCAAATACTCTTTAAATTGCATTCCTGGATTGCTGATATCAAATTTTAGCAGTATAAAAAAGTTCCAGGCAAGAACTGTTCCAGAAAAAATTAATGCTGTTAAACGAATGCGATGATTAGGAAAACTTACAGGTAATATTGCTATAATAGCGGCGGCTAAAATCGGGAGCCAAATCAAAACACTTAACATTATATTTGTCCTTTGTTATTTCTCCTTTGTTATTTGTCCTTTGTGCGTTAGTAATGACTAATGACTAATGACAAAGGACAAAAAAGCTAACTTACTAAACTGATTATGCCAGTATCTAAATCGTAATATCCACCAACTATTTTCAGCTTTTCTGCCTTGATTAATTCAGATAAAACTGACGATGACTTCAATTTTGCAACTTGCGCTAAAACATTTGCTTTACAGGCATTTTCTAACTTATCTCCTGATTTTCCTTTGGAACTTTCTACACTTGGTTGAATTGCTGCAAGCAAACTTCCAATTTGTCCTGGGACTTGAGCGCCTTTAATAGTAGCTTCTACCGCACCACATCTTTCATGTCCCATTACCATGATGACTTTAGTACCTAATACTAAACTGCCAAATTCTAAGCTACCAATTTGCTGTGTTGTGGCAATATTTCCAGCTATGCGGCAGACAAATAAATCTCCAAGCCCTTGGTCAAAAACAATTTCTGAAGGCACTCGTGAATCTGCACAACCTAGAATAGAAGCAAAGGGCTTTTGACCTTTGGCAACTTCGACTAAACGGGAATAGGTTTGGTCAGGATTTTTACGTTTTCTTTTGACAAATCTATCATTCCCATCTAATAATTCTTGCAATGCCTTATCGGGAGTAATATCATTTTCGGCTGGGGGTGCTGGTGGGGTTTTTTCGGCTGCAAGTAAATTTGAGCCAAGTCCAACTGTCAATACCCCTGTACCGATGGCACCTGCACCAAACTTGAATAAACTTCTTCTGGAAAGATTGATTTGTGGATGTTGTCTGCTCATGGAATTATCCTCACCATATTAATGTCTGCTTGTAATAAAACGGTGTTTAACTACCCAACTGTCGAAATTTGAGAAACCAAATTTAAAAATTGCACTCCCCAAAATGGCCAAGCTACCCACATTCCTAAAAAGCTTACTCCTAGTAAGACGGTTAAGGCGTAGAACTGGGTTTGTCCAGAGGTACTGTATTTTAAACTTTCACCACCCAATAGCGAAAATAAACCAACCAAATTAACGATGCCATCGATTACAAAACGGTCAATCATATCGGCAAGTTGAGAAATTTTGGCAACGCCAAAAATAATGGTTATCCGATAGAGTTTGGGGGTATAAAAGTCGTATGCAAACAAGTCCTGCAAACCTTTCCAAGGCAGGCGAATCGGTTTAGGAATATTGCCTAAATAAATCACCCCAGTGATGCTGCAACCGAAAAAACTCGACCAAATTAAAAGTAGTACGACATCTTTATTTAAAGCTTCCCAATCTGGTAAAAGTGATAAGCTTTGCAACACTAAAGGAATATGGAGACTAAAGGCAAGTAAAATTACCATTGGCAAAATCATCGGCCAGTGTGCTTCAGGCGATCGCTGACTCATTTGTGTAGCTTTACCACCAAAAATTAAACCAAATTCTCTGGTTAAACTCACTGCTGTCAAAGCGTTTACAGCTATCACTACTCCTACTAACCAAGGTTGGGTTTCCCACAACCCATCTGCTAGTTTCACCAACGCCCAAAAACTACCCAGTGGTGGAAAACCAATTAACCCCAAAGTGCCGACGATAAAGGCTATTGCTGAAATTGGGCGACGTGTCCACAATCCGCCCAATTGGGTAACATCTTGAGTGATGCTATTCCAAATAATTCCCCCGGTACTCATCACCAACAGGGCTGCGGATATAGCATGGGTGAGTACTAACAACAGCGCCGCTTCGTCTTGTTGCGTTCCCACGGCGATGAATACTAAACCCATGTATGCACTGACAGAATAGGATTGGCAGCGTTTAAGATCGATTTGAGCGATCGCAATTAAAGAAGCACCAATCGCTGTCAATACCCCAATAGCGACCATCGCAGAAGAAACTATGGGCGAAAGGCTTAACACAGGTTGCAGTTTAATCAGCACCCATGCACCACTAGCAACTACTACCGAATTCCGCAAAATTGTACTGGGAACCGGGCCTTCCATTGCCTCATCCAACCACAGATGCAGTGGGAACTGGGCACATTTACCCATTGGCCCGGCAATTAAGGCTAAACCTACCAATGCCATTGTTGTCGGGTTGACGTTAGCAGTCGCCGCCCACTCAGCTAGTTCTGGATAACTCCAAGTTCCGGCGAGGGGCCATAATGCCAACACGCCCATCAGCAAGAATAAGTCTCCCACCCGTTTGGTTAAGAAAGCATCTCTTGCACCTGAGACTACCAACGGCTGGCTAAACCATAAGCCAACTAATAGGTAGGTTCCCAGTGTCAGGACTTCCAAAATTACATAGCTGAAGAACAGGTTATTGCACAGAACCAGGGCGCATAATCCCGCTTCAAATAATCCTAATAAGGAATAGAAACGTCCCCAACCCCAATCCATCTCCATGTAACCAATGGCATAAATCTGCGCCAGCAAATTCAAACCAGTAATTACAACTAAAGCGCCGACGCTAACCGAAGATATTTCTAAAGCAATGGTGAGGTCTAAACCAGCCGTAGATAACCAAGGAATAAATACTTCTTGGGCTGGATGATTCCAAGTTGCTTGTAAGGCGATCGCACTATGCACAAAGGCCAAAAATGTCATCACCAAGTTTATATAACCCGCCGGTCTTGGCCCCGTTTTCCGAATGATCCCCGGCGACCAAGGTACGGCTAACAAGCCACCTATTAAGGCATAGCAAGGAACTAGCCAAACAGTCTCAAGTAGAAACTGAGCCATCAACTTACCTCTATAATTGTCATGAAAAATTTAGGGTTGTGAATCAACTTGCGTCGATCCCTGTCAACCCGCTGACTTACTTACTATAGTCACTGAGCTTCTGGTCTTGAGAGACTTTGAGCGCAGCCGAAGTAAGCCGAAATTTGCCTAGGTGCCACTACACCTACGCAGATAATGAAAATTTATCTTTGTTTAATTTTGATTAGAAACAGCTTACCGTTATTTTTGTCAAAATGGAATTAATTATCTAAATAAATTTGAGATAATTACTCTAAACAAATCTTATATAATCGAGTATTTGAGTAACGAATAATAGCTATTGTTTTTTATCTATGAATGTAAGGATTCAGGTCTAAAATTGAGGGAGTAAGGACGGGCAAGACTGATAATTACCAGAGCCAGCCATTAGAGCTTGTGCAAAAAATCAATACCAGTTCTTATGGGCGATCGCTGGTTCAAGCTTTTTCGGTCTAAATCTTGAGGCAAGTTTTGGTTCATATTTGTGATGCCCCCTAAAGTGTCCCCTTTGTCAATACTCTGCCACCTGAATCCTTACACTTTTACTAAATTTCCCTTTGAGAATTTGTACTCCTAATGTCACAGTAGTAGTTATCGGATCTGCTTGCTCGTTCTCATAAAAGTATTTCACGGACGAGTAAGCTTTTTCTACTCCCAAAAATTTTTAGACAACTGTGCATTATCCCTTATAAGCGATCGCTGGACTCATCCCATTACCGTGGGAGGAGATTTTAAAAGTGTATCCCTTATTGGGCATAGCGTTGAGCTTTTCTTAGTGCCACTCCTGAATTCTGACTTCTGAATTCTTTGACTTTACAGCAGTCAGTGTTACTGCTAACTGCTTTTTTCTAGCCTTTTAATGCGTTTGCCTTGATAGCGGTAGCGATACATCACAAGGCTAGTGATGAACAAAATCAGTGGTGTCAGTCCAACGAAGACATAGAGAATGCGCGTTGGTAATCCGCCAAAAGTACCAAAGTGCAATGGTGTAAAGGAGTCAAAAATTTGGTCGCCAAGAGATAGCTCGAATGTATTTTTTATTTGTACCAGATCGCCTGTATACCGATCCAGCCATAAACGACTGCGACCAAAAGATTCTGCTTCATGGGGTAATTTCTTGGCTATATTAAAAGTTGCCTCTGGGGTCGTGGGTAAGATAATAAAAGTAGTCAGACCATCTGGTAGAGCCGCATCAGCTTTCTTGAGAATCTGTCCAAGCTGCAACGGTGTCCGACTAGGCAAAGGTTGAGAAACGGGATCGGGTGGATTGGGAGTTAAAGTAAGTGCATAAATGATGGGTTGTGTGAAAGACTCGAAATTCCAACAGAATCCAGTAAAACCTGTTAATCCCAAGAAGATAGCTGCGATAATACCTATGACTTTATGAATATCAAAATTCACTCGCTTTGGATGTGCCTTCAACTTGATTTTAAAACCAGGTATCAGCTTTTTCCAACCAGGCCACAGTAATATCCCTGTAATACTGAGGAGGAGTGAAAGTAGACCCACTATGCCTAGAATTAGCCCTCCGATTTCGCCGACTAGGAGTTCCTCGTGTAATTTTGTGAGCAAAGTCCTGAAGGTGCGATCGCGGATGCGACTCCCCATAATCGCACCCGTATAGGGATTAACATTGACCTCTGTAATTTCTCCTTTAGGGGATCTGAGCAAAACTTGATGTGGGGCATTTGCTGCTAATGGGGTGCGAATCACAATAGCTTGAAACTCTGGCCGATCTTTATAAGCCGCCTCCACAGTATATAACTCTGACTCAATGGAAACACGTTGCCCTTGGGGAATTACCTGTCCAATCTGGTGAGAGAGTAGGAAGAGGTCGATTTCATCTGCAAACACCAGCAGACTACCTGTTAAGCCTACAATCACAAGTAGCAGTCCTACAACTAGACCGATGTAACGGTGTAGGTGAAAAGCAATCTGACGTGATTTGAGTAACTTCATAGAAAATGCTCCCACACTATTCCCGATCTCATCAGAACTCCCAGGAAACTGTTCCTTGTAATGTCAGCGGCTCTCCTAGATAAACGGCGAGGTCACGTTGAGCTGATGCATAATAATCAATATCAAAAAGATTTCTAATGTTGAGCGCTACTCGGAATTTATTTCGCTCATAGAAAACAGCAGCATCAGTGCGTAAATAGCTGGGTAACTCGAACGTGTTTGCCAAGTCTCCTTGGCGATCGCCAACGTAGTATAGTCCTAAACCAAACCCCAAACCCTGCAAGTCACCCTGAGCAATTTTATAGGTCGTCCACAAGGTAAA
Protein-coding sequences here:
- a CDS encoding NAD(P)H-quinone oxidoreductase subunit F — its product is MAQFLLETVWLVPCYALIGGLLAVPWSPGIIRKTGPRPAGYINLVMTFLAFVHSAIALQATWNHPAQEVFIPWLSTAGLDLTIALEISSVSVGALVVITGLNLLAQIYAIGYMEMDWGWGRFYSLLGLFEAGLCALVLCNNLFFSYVILEVLTLGTYLLVGLWFSQPLVVSGARDAFLTKRVGDLFLLMGVLALWPLAGTWSYPELAEWAATANVNPTTMALVGLALIAGPMGKCAQFPLHLWLDEAMEGPVPSTILRNSVVVASGAWVLIKLQPVLSLSPIVSSAMVAIGVLTAIGASLIAIAQIDLKRCQSYSVSAYMGLVFIAVGTQQDEAALLLVLTHAISAALLVMSTGGIIWNSITQDVTQLGGLWTRRPISAIAFIVGTLGLIGFPPLGSFWALVKLADGLWETQPWLVGVVIAVNALTAVSLTREFGLIFGGKATQMSQRSPEAHWPMILPMVILLAFSLHIPLVLQSLSLLPDWEALNKDVVLLLIWSSFFGCSITGVIYLGNIPKPIRLPWKGLQDLFAYDFYTPKLYRITIIFGVAKISQLADMIDRFVIDGIVNLVGLFSLLGGESLKYSTSGQTQFYALTVLLGVSFLGMWVAWPFWGVQFLNLVSQISTVG
- a CDS encoding NADH-quinone oxidoreductase subunit M, with the protein product MLSVLIWLPILAAAIIAILPVSFPNHRIRLTALIFSGTVLAWNFFILLKFDISNPGMQFKEYLPWNETLGLSYQIGVDGLSILMLVLNSLLTWISIYSSSKETERPRLFYSMILLVSGGVAGAFLAENLLLFFLFYELELIPFYLLISIWGGSKRGYAGIKFLIYTAVSGALILATFLGMVWLSGSTNFAFDAVSTENLSTTKQILLLAGIVLGFGIKIPLVPFHTWLPDAYVEASAPIAILLGGVLAKLGTYGLLRFGLGMFPHAWSIIAPTLAIWGAISAIYGAVIAIAQTDIKRMVAYSSVGHMGYILLGAAASTPLALVGAVAQMFSHGIILAILFHLVGVVEAKVGTRELDKLNGLMSPIRGLPLISALLVLSGMASAGIPGLTGFIAEFIVFQGSFSAFPIPTILCIVASGLTAVYFLILLNRTCFGRLDNFAYYPKVLWSEKIPALILAAFIIFLGVQPTWLVRWSESTTTTMVAAIPSLEKTVISEVALK
- a CDS encoding carbonic anhydrase yields the protein MSRQHPQINLSRRSLFKFGAGAIGTGVLTVGLGSNLLAAEKTPPAPPAENDITPDKALQELLDGNDRFVKRKRKNPDQTYSRLVEVAKGQKPFASILGCADSRVPSEIVFDQGLGDLFVCRIAGNIATTQQIGSLEFGSLVLGTKVIMVMGHERCGAVEATIKGAQVPGQIGSLLAAIQPSVESSKGKSGDKLENACKANVLAQVAKLKSSSVLSELIKAEKLKIVGGYYDLDTGIISLVS
- a CDS encoding PepSY-associated TM helix domain-containing protein, which translates into the protein MKLLKSRQIAFHLHRYIGLVVGLLLVIVGLTGSLLVFADEIDLFLLSHQIGQVIPQGQRVSIESELYTVEAAYKDRPEFQAIVIRTPLAANAPHQVLLRSPKGEITEVNVNPYTGAIMGSRIRDRTFRTLLTKLHEELLVGEIGGLILGIVGLLSLLLSITGILLWPGWKKLIPGFKIKLKAHPKRVNFDIHKVIGIIAAIFLGLTGFTGFCWNFESFTQPIIYALTLTPNPPDPVSQPLPSRTPLQLGQILKKADAALPDGLTTFIILPTTPEATFNIAKKLPHEAESFGRSRLWLDRYTGDLVQIKNTFELSLGDQIFDSFTPLHFGTFGGLPTRILYVFVGLTPLILFITSLVMYRYRYQGKRIKRLEKSS
- a CDS encoding CO2 hydration protein; the encoded protein is MTAIKTAIKLPPSTHEFADVIHRLEAGGAMLPDTPENLMQIIGLYKAYAVPMDFYWRDLLYIAENEFLNPVPFFKYFLPKEYLELHNHYAGDDADLRIWRGEATAHPELLAFIEKGETFKMPKLLHHLFHDRINMEFAEACMRAMLWHRGMGGQFDPYLDSEEYKANADRAIKAYFQGNPVMLGLYKLFPDMFLEQCRQMSYYANLGLFWEVMAPVFFEMSDRYDEGTITSVPEAMSFLVNGIFAIAGRPIYHHVYIRGECYEIVPKSKGFMWLYEAALPYVEAVFYRTAPFRGTKSYNAQARQVPEDQKDFHYGILYADVFPVGTAGIPPTLLMQDMLHFLPPYLIDYYSQHCRGEEDMLIQLGVSFQRSMYCVTSAVIQALRTALLYPLDDENLKHLQANRDFFEMQLNRFTRPDYNIRDSARLGSIQKQDYR